The following are from one region of the Halodesulfurarchaeum sp. HSR-GB genome:
- a CDS encoding DUF4382 domain-containing protein — protein sequence MNPQNSSNDGDIDGPTLPRRKLLAVGAGVGVSLLAGCTGDTNGSETGTFRLLVSDQPADIADFDRLDVTLDSARVFEGESESGTTTETTSAPETTETTTDEETTTQEEETTETTVESETTTTGTETDEDERGFFRLDLEGTTVDLTQVVGEDAISVFDGELEAGTYNKVELEVATVEGIVDGEEVPVKVPSEKLQVQKSFEVTAEEPVEFVFDINVVKKGPNGYNLLPVIAKSGVAGRDVEYREVTQSESGN from the coding sequence ATGAACCCACAGAACTCATCGAACGACGGTGACATCGACGGCCCGACCCTCCCGCGACGAAAGCTACTCGCGGTCGGCGCCGGAGTCGGCGTCAGCCTCCTGGCCGGGTGTACCGGCGACACCAACGGAAGCGAGACCGGAACCTTCCGGCTCCTTGTGAGCGACCAGCCCGCGGACATCGCGGACTTCGATCGGCTGGACGTGACCCTCGACAGCGCCCGCGTGTTCGAGGGCGAAAGCGAGTCGGGGACGACCACCGAAACCACGTCCGCACCGGAGACGACCGAAACGACGACCGACGAGGAAACAACCACTCAGGAGGAAGAGACCACCGAGACCACGGTCGAATCGGAGACAACCACGACGGGCACCGAAACCGACGAGGACGAGCGGGGTTTCTTCCGGCTCGACCTGGAGGGAACGACCGTCGACCTGACCCAGGTCGTCGGCGAGGACGCGATATCCGTCTTCGACGGCGAACTCGAAGCTGGCACCTACAACAAAGTCGAACTCGAGGTGGCCACAGTCGAGGGGATCGTCGACGGCGAGGAGGTACCGGTCAAAGTACCCAGCGAGAAACTCCAGGTCCAGAAATCCTTCGAGGTCACCGCCGAGGAGCCAGTCGAGTTCGTCTTCGACATCAACGTCGTCAAGAAGGGGCCGAACGGCTACAACCTCCTGCCCGTGATCGCCAAAAGCGGGGTCGCCGGCCGTGACGTGGAG
- the pstB gene encoding phosphate ABC transporter ATP-binding protein PstB, translated as MSSEWSATGLDDAQPESDRDIERIPPEETIIEAEGLDVYYGEERALNDVSMSIPEQEVTAIIGPSGCGKSTFLRSINRMNDLIDIARVTGELRFKGKNVYDDDVDAVALRRQVGMVFQAPNPFPKSIYDNVAYGPRIQNDTENLDERVERALRQAALWDEVSDRLDERGTDLSGGQQQRLCIARAIAVDPEVILMDEPASALDPVATSKIEDLIDELAEDYTVVIVTHNMQQAARISDKTAVFLTGGHLVEYGDTDRIFQNPRNERVEDYISGKFG; from the coding sequence ATGAGTAGCGAGTGGTCAGCGACCGGCCTGGACGATGCCCAGCCCGAGAGCGACCGGGACATCGAGCGGATCCCCCCGGAGGAGACGATCATCGAAGCCGAAGGGCTTGACGTCTACTACGGCGAGGAGCGGGCGCTCAACGACGTGTCCATGTCGATTCCCGAGCAGGAGGTCACCGCGATCATCGGCCCCTCAGGCTGTGGGAAATCGACGTTCCTCCGCTCGATCAACCGGATGAACGACCTCATCGACATCGCCCGCGTCACCGGCGAACTCCGGTTCAAGGGGAAGAACGTCTACGACGACGACGTCGATGCGGTGGCCCTGCGCCGCCAGGTCGGGATGGTCTTTCAGGCCCCGAACCCCTTCCCGAAGAGCATCTATGACAACGTCGCCTACGGCCCGCGCATCCAGAACGACACCGAAAACCTGGACGAGCGGGTCGAACGAGCCCTGCGGCAGGCCGCCCTCTGGGACGAGGTCTCGGATCGACTCGACGAGCGCGGAACCGACCTCTCGGGCGGGCAGCAACAGCGGCTCTGCATCGCGCGGGCCATCGCCGTCGATCCCGAAGTCATCCTGATGGACGAGCCAGCAAGCGCACTGGACCCGGTCGCGACGTCCAAAATCGAGGACCTCATCGACGAACTCGCCGAGGACTACACCGTCGTGATTGTCACGCACAACATGCAACAGGCCGCCCGGATCTCGGACAAGACGGCGGTCTTCCTGACCGGCGGGCATCTCGTCGAGTACGGGGACACCGATCGGATCTTCCAGAACCCGCGCAACGAGCGGGTCGAGGATTACATCTCCGGGAAGTTCGGATAG